The following are encoded together in the Phaseolus vulgaris cultivar G19833 chromosome 9, P. vulgaris v2.0, whole genome shotgun sequence genome:
- the LOC137820696 gene encoding sucrose nonfermenting 4-like protein isoform X7, whose amino-acid sequence MDSSRDAGVVAGTVLIPMRFVWPYGGRSVFLCGSFTRWSELLPMSPVEGCPTVFQVIYNLPPGYHQYKFFVDGEWRHDEHQAYVPGEYGMVNTAFLPTDSNYMPVLNPDAPGNSMDVDNEAFRRVVRVTDGTFSEGLPRISDADVQISRQRISAFLSSHTAYELLPESGKVVALDVDLPVKQAFHILHEQGIFMAPLWDLCKGQFVGVLSALDFILILRESGPYDNLKDIAVKILQKEVSTVPIIHYSSEQASFLQLLHLASLSGILKCLCRYFRHCSSSLPVLQFPISAIPVGTWVPKIGESNRQPLAMLRPTASLASALNLLVQAQVSSIPIVDDNDSLLDIYCRSSDITALAKNRAYTHINLDEMTVHQALQLGQDAYSPYELRSQRCQMCLRSDSLHKVMERLANPGVRRLVIVEAGSKRVEGIVSLRDIFKFFLGG is encoded by the exons ATGGATTCTTCAAGGGATGCGGGTGTTGTAGCAGGGACAGTGCTAATTCCCATGCGTTTTGTGTGGCCATATGGAGGAAGGAGTGTGTTTCTCTGCGGTTCTTTCACACG GTGGTCTGAGCTTCTACCGATGTCGCCAGTGGAAGGTTGTCCAACAGTGTTTCAAGTTATTTATAATTTGCCACCCGGTTACCATCAG TACAAGTTTTTTGTTGATGGAGAATGGCGGCATGATGAACATCAAGCTTACGTACCAGGAGAGTATGGGATGGTCAACACTGCCTTCTTGCCAACTGATTCCAACTACATGCCTGTTTTGAATCCAGATGCACCTGGAAATAGCATGGATGTGGATAATGAGGCTTTTCGCCGAGTG GTCCGGGTGACTGATGGTACCTTCAGTGAGGGGCTGCCAAGAATATCAGATGCAGATGTACAAATATCCCGTCAGCGTATTTCTGCATTTCTGTCTTCCCACACTGCTTATGAATTACTTCCCGAGTCAGGCAAG GTTGTTGCTTTGGATGTTGATCTACCAGTAAAGCAGGCATTTCATATACTGCATGAGCAG GGAATTTTCATGGCTCCTCTTTGGGACTTGTGCAAGGGGCAATTTGTTGGTGTTCTTAGTGCtttggattttattttaattttaagagag TCAGGTCCATATGACAATCTGAAAGATATTGCTGTGAAAATCCTCCAAAAGGAGGTTTCAACTGTTCCTATTATCCATTATTCTTCTGAACAGGCTTCATTTCTGCAGTTACTACATCTTGCTTCACTTTCAGGAATACTTAAAT GCCTTTGTAGGTATTTTAGGCACTGCTCTAGTTCCTTGCCTGTACTTCAATTTCCAATCTCTGCAATACCTGTGGGCACGTGGGTACCCAAAATCGGGGAATCAAATCGGCAGCCTCTAGCAATGTTGAGACCAACCGCTTCTCTTGCTTCAGCCCTAAATTTATTAGTTCAAG CCCAAGTAAGCTCAATACCTATAGTTGATGATAATGACTCATTACTGGATATATATTGTCGGAG CAGTGACATAACAGCTTTGGCGAAGAACAGAGCATATACACATATTAATCTTGATGAAATGACTGTTCATCAG GCTTTGCAGTTGGGCCAGGACGCATATAGTCCCTATGAGCTTAGAAGTCAAAGATGTCAGATGTGTTTGCGTTCTGATTCTCTGCATAAAGTGATGGAACGCTTGGCAAATCCAGGTGT GAGGCGGCTAGTGATTGTGGAAGCTGGAAGCAAGCGTGTAGAAGGCATTGTTTCATTGAGAGACATATTCAAGTTCTTCCTTGGTGGTTAG
- the LOC137820696 gene encoding sucrose nonfermenting 4-like protein isoform X2, whose product MDSSRDAGVVAGTVLIPMRFVWPYGGRSVFLCGSFTRWSELLPMSPVEGCPTVFQVIYNLPPGYHQYKFFVDGEWRHDEHQAYVPGEYGMVNTAFLPTDSNYMPVLNPDAPGNSMDVDNEAFRRVVRVTDGTFSEGLPRISDADVQISRQRISAFLSSHTAYELLPESGKVVALDVDLPVKQAFHILHEQGIFMAPLWDLCKGQFVGVLSALDFILILRELGNRGSNLTEEELETHSISAWKEGKSYLNRQNNGNGTVFSTRFIHSGPYDNLKDIAVKILQKEVSTVPIIHYSSEQASFLQLLHLASLSGILKCLCRYFRHCSSSLPVLQFPISAIPVGTWVPKIGESNRQPLAMLRPTASLASALNLLVQAQVSSIPIVDDNDSLLDIYCRSDITALAKNRAYTHINLDEMTVHQALQLGQDAYSPYELRSQRCQMCLRSDSLHKVMERLANPGVRRLVIVEAGSKRVEGIVSLRDIFKFFLGG is encoded by the exons ATGGATTCTTCAAGGGATGCGGGTGTTGTAGCAGGGACAGTGCTAATTCCCATGCGTTTTGTGTGGCCATATGGAGGAAGGAGTGTGTTTCTCTGCGGTTCTTTCACACG GTGGTCTGAGCTTCTACCGATGTCGCCAGTGGAAGGTTGTCCAACAGTGTTTCAAGTTATTTATAATTTGCCACCCGGTTACCATCAG TACAAGTTTTTTGTTGATGGAGAATGGCGGCATGATGAACATCAAGCTTACGTACCAGGAGAGTATGGGATGGTCAACACTGCCTTCTTGCCAACTGATTCCAACTACATGCCTGTTTTGAATCCAGATGCACCTGGAAATAGCATGGATGTGGATAATGAGGCTTTTCGCCGAGTG GTCCGGGTGACTGATGGTACCTTCAGTGAGGGGCTGCCAAGAATATCAGATGCAGATGTACAAATATCCCGTCAGCGTATTTCTGCATTTCTGTCTTCCCACACTGCTTATGAATTACTTCCCGAGTCAGGCAAG GTTGTTGCTTTGGATGTTGATCTACCAGTAAAGCAGGCATTTCATATACTGCATGAGCAG GGAATTTTCATGGCTCCTCTTTGGGACTTGTGCAAGGGGCAATTTGTTGGTGTTCTTAGTGCtttggattttattttaattttaagagag CTGGGGAATCGTGGGTCCAATCTGACAGAGGAAGAGCTTGAAACACATTCCATATCAGCTTGGAAAGAAGGAAAGTCTTATCTAAATAGGCAGAACAATGGAAATGGAACTGTGTTTTCCACACGTTTTATCCAT TCAGGTCCATATGACAATCTGAAAGATATTGCTGTGAAAATCCTCCAAAAGGAGGTTTCAACTGTTCCTATTATCCATTATTCTTCTGAACAGGCTTCATTTCTGCAGTTACTACATCTTGCTTCACTTTCAGGAATACTTAAAT GCCTTTGTAGGTATTTTAGGCACTGCTCTAGTTCCTTGCCTGTACTTCAATTTCCAATCTCTGCAATACCTGTGGGCACGTGGGTACCCAAAATCGGGGAATCAAATCGGCAGCCTCTAGCAATGTTGAGACCAACCGCTTCTCTTGCTTCAGCCCTAAATTTATTAGTTCAAG CCCAAGTAAGCTCAATACCTATAGTTGATGATAATGACTCATTACTGGATATATATTGTCGGAG TGACATAACAGCTTTGGCGAAGAACAGAGCATATACACATATTAATCTTGATGAAATGACTGTTCATCAG GCTTTGCAGTTGGGCCAGGACGCATATAGTCCCTATGAGCTTAGAAGTCAAAGATGTCAGATGTGTTTGCGTTCTGATTCTCTGCATAAAGTGATGGAACGCTTGGCAAATCCAGGTGT GAGGCGGCTAGTGATTGTGGAAGCTGGAAGCAAGCGTGTAGAAGGCATTGTTTCATTGAGAGACATATTCAAGTTCTTCCTTGGTGGTTAG
- the LOC137820696 gene encoding sucrose nonfermenting 4-like protein isoform X8: MDSSRDAGVVAGTVLIPMRFVWPYGGRSVFLCGSFTRWSELLPMSPVEGCPTVFQVIYNLPPGYHQYKFFVDGEWRHDEHQAYVPGEYGMVNTAFLPTDSNYMPVLNPDAPGNSMDVDNEAFRRVVRVTDGTFSEGLPRISDADVQISRQRISAFLSSHTAYELLPESGKVVALDVDLPVKQAFHILHEQGIFMAPLWDLCKGQFVGVLSALDFILILRESGPYDNLKDIAVKILQKEVSTVPIIHYSSEQASFLQLLHLASLSGILKCLCRYFRHCSSSLPVLQFPISAIPVGTWVPKIGESNRQPLAMLRPTASLASALNLLVQAQVSSIPIVDDNDSLLDIYCRSDITALAKNRAYTHINLDEMTVHQALQLGQDAYSPYELRSQRCQMCLRSDSLHKVMERLANPGVRRLVIVEAGSKRVEGIVSLRDIFKFFLGG; this comes from the exons ATGGATTCTTCAAGGGATGCGGGTGTTGTAGCAGGGACAGTGCTAATTCCCATGCGTTTTGTGTGGCCATATGGAGGAAGGAGTGTGTTTCTCTGCGGTTCTTTCACACG GTGGTCTGAGCTTCTACCGATGTCGCCAGTGGAAGGTTGTCCAACAGTGTTTCAAGTTATTTATAATTTGCCACCCGGTTACCATCAG TACAAGTTTTTTGTTGATGGAGAATGGCGGCATGATGAACATCAAGCTTACGTACCAGGAGAGTATGGGATGGTCAACACTGCCTTCTTGCCAACTGATTCCAACTACATGCCTGTTTTGAATCCAGATGCACCTGGAAATAGCATGGATGTGGATAATGAGGCTTTTCGCCGAGTG GTCCGGGTGACTGATGGTACCTTCAGTGAGGGGCTGCCAAGAATATCAGATGCAGATGTACAAATATCCCGTCAGCGTATTTCTGCATTTCTGTCTTCCCACACTGCTTATGAATTACTTCCCGAGTCAGGCAAG GTTGTTGCTTTGGATGTTGATCTACCAGTAAAGCAGGCATTTCATATACTGCATGAGCAG GGAATTTTCATGGCTCCTCTTTGGGACTTGTGCAAGGGGCAATTTGTTGGTGTTCTTAGTGCtttggattttattttaattttaagagag TCAGGTCCATATGACAATCTGAAAGATATTGCTGTGAAAATCCTCCAAAAGGAGGTTTCAACTGTTCCTATTATCCATTATTCTTCTGAACAGGCTTCATTTCTGCAGTTACTACATCTTGCTTCACTTTCAGGAATACTTAAAT GCCTTTGTAGGTATTTTAGGCACTGCTCTAGTTCCTTGCCTGTACTTCAATTTCCAATCTCTGCAATACCTGTGGGCACGTGGGTACCCAAAATCGGGGAATCAAATCGGCAGCCTCTAGCAATGTTGAGACCAACCGCTTCTCTTGCTTCAGCCCTAAATTTATTAGTTCAAG CCCAAGTAAGCTCAATACCTATAGTTGATGATAATGACTCATTACTGGATATATATTGTCGGAG TGACATAACAGCTTTGGCGAAGAACAGAGCATATACACATATTAATCTTGATGAAATGACTGTTCATCAG GCTTTGCAGTTGGGCCAGGACGCATATAGTCCCTATGAGCTTAGAAGTCAAAGATGTCAGATGTGTTTGCGTTCTGATTCTCTGCATAAAGTGATGGAACGCTTGGCAAATCCAGGTGT GAGGCGGCTAGTGATTGTGGAAGCTGGAAGCAAGCGTGTAGAAGGCATTGTTTCATTGAGAGACATATTCAAGTTCTTCCTTGGTGGTTAG
- the LOC137820696 gene encoding sucrose nonfermenting 4-like protein isoform X6 produces the protein MDSSRDAGVVAGTVLIPMRFVWPYGGRSVFLCGSFTRWSELLPMSPVEGCPTVFQVIYNLPPGYHQYKFFVDGEWRHDEHQAYVPGEYGMVNTAFLPTDSNYMPVLNPDAPGNSMDVDNEAFRRVVRVTDGTFSEGLPRISDADVQISRQRISAFLSSHTAYELLPESGKVVALDVDLPVKQAFHILHEQGIFMAPLWDLCKGQFVGVLSALDFILILRELGNRGSNLTEEELETHSISAWKEGKSYLNRQNNGNGTVFSTRFIHSGPYDNLKDIAVKILQKEVSTVPIIHYSSEQASFLQLLHLASLSGILKCLCRYFRHCSSSLPVLQFPISAIPVGTWVPKIGESNRQPLAMLRPTASLASALNLLVQAQVSSIPIVDDNDSLLDIYCRSDITALAKNRAYTHINLDEMTVHQALQLGQDAYSPYELRSQRCQMCLRSDSLHKVMERLANPDTH, from the exons ATGGATTCTTCAAGGGATGCGGGTGTTGTAGCAGGGACAGTGCTAATTCCCATGCGTTTTGTGTGGCCATATGGAGGAAGGAGTGTGTTTCTCTGCGGTTCTTTCACACG GTGGTCTGAGCTTCTACCGATGTCGCCAGTGGAAGGTTGTCCAACAGTGTTTCAAGTTATTTATAATTTGCCACCCGGTTACCATCAG TACAAGTTTTTTGTTGATGGAGAATGGCGGCATGATGAACATCAAGCTTACGTACCAGGAGAGTATGGGATGGTCAACACTGCCTTCTTGCCAACTGATTCCAACTACATGCCTGTTTTGAATCCAGATGCACCTGGAAATAGCATGGATGTGGATAATGAGGCTTTTCGCCGAGTG GTCCGGGTGACTGATGGTACCTTCAGTGAGGGGCTGCCAAGAATATCAGATGCAGATGTACAAATATCCCGTCAGCGTATTTCTGCATTTCTGTCTTCCCACACTGCTTATGAATTACTTCCCGAGTCAGGCAAG GTTGTTGCTTTGGATGTTGATCTACCAGTAAAGCAGGCATTTCATATACTGCATGAGCAG GGAATTTTCATGGCTCCTCTTTGGGACTTGTGCAAGGGGCAATTTGTTGGTGTTCTTAGTGCtttggattttattttaattttaagagag CTGGGGAATCGTGGGTCCAATCTGACAGAGGAAGAGCTTGAAACACATTCCATATCAGCTTGGAAAGAAGGAAAGTCTTATCTAAATAGGCAGAACAATGGAAATGGAACTGTGTTTTCCACACGTTTTATCCAT TCAGGTCCATATGACAATCTGAAAGATATTGCTGTGAAAATCCTCCAAAAGGAGGTTTCAACTGTTCCTATTATCCATTATTCTTCTGAACAGGCTTCATTTCTGCAGTTACTACATCTTGCTTCACTTTCAGGAATACTTAAAT GCCTTTGTAGGTATTTTAGGCACTGCTCTAGTTCCTTGCCTGTACTTCAATTTCCAATCTCTGCAATACCTGTGGGCACGTGGGTACCCAAAATCGGGGAATCAAATCGGCAGCCTCTAGCAATGTTGAGACCAACCGCTTCTCTTGCTTCAGCCCTAAATTTATTAGTTCAAG CCCAAGTAAGCTCAATACCTATAGTTGATGATAATGACTCATTACTGGATATATATTGTCGGAG TGACATAACAGCTTTGGCGAAGAACAGAGCATATACACATATTAATCTTGATGAAATGACTGTTCATCAG GCTTTGCAGTTGGGCCAGGACGCATATAGTCCCTATGAGCTTAGAAGTCAAAGATGTCAGATGTGTTTGCGTTCTGATTCTCTGCATAAAGTGATGGAACGCTTGGCAAATCCAG ATACACATTGA
- the LOC137820696 gene encoding sucrose nonfermenting 4-like protein isoform X4 produces MDSSRDAGVVAGTVLIPMRFVWPYGGRSVFLCGSFTRWSELLPMSPVEGCPTVFQVIYNLPPGYHQYKFFVDGEWRHDEHQAYVPGEYGMVNTAFLPTDSNYMPVLNPDAPGNSMDVDNEAFRRVVRVTDGTFSEGLPRISDADVQISRQRISAFLSSHTAYELLPESGKVVALDVDLPVKQAFHILHEQGIFMAPLWDLCKGQFVGVLSALDFILILRELGNRGSNLTEEELETHSISAWKEGKSYLNRQNNGNGTVFSTRFIHSGPYDNLKDIAVKILQKEVSTVPIIHYSSEQASFLQLLHLASLSGILKCLCRYFRHCSSSLPVLQFPISAIPVGTWVPKIGESNRQPLAMLRPTASLASALNLLVQAQVSSIPIVDDNDSLLDIYCRSSDITALAKNRAYTHINLDEMTVHQALQLGQDAYSPYELRSQRCQMCLRSDSLHKVMERLANPGFC; encoded by the exons ATGGATTCTTCAAGGGATGCGGGTGTTGTAGCAGGGACAGTGCTAATTCCCATGCGTTTTGTGTGGCCATATGGAGGAAGGAGTGTGTTTCTCTGCGGTTCTTTCACACG GTGGTCTGAGCTTCTACCGATGTCGCCAGTGGAAGGTTGTCCAACAGTGTTTCAAGTTATTTATAATTTGCCACCCGGTTACCATCAG TACAAGTTTTTTGTTGATGGAGAATGGCGGCATGATGAACATCAAGCTTACGTACCAGGAGAGTATGGGATGGTCAACACTGCCTTCTTGCCAACTGATTCCAACTACATGCCTGTTTTGAATCCAGATGCACCTGGAAATAGCATGGATGTGGATAATGAGGCTTTTCGCCGAGTG GTCCGGGTGACTGATGGTACCTTCAGTGAGGGGCTGCCAAGAATATCAGATGCAGATGTACAAATATCCCGTCAGCGTATTTCTGCATTTCTGTCTTCCCACACTGCTTATGAATTACTTCCCGAGTCAGGCAAG GTTGTTGCTTTGGATGTTGATCTACCAGTAAAGCAGGCATTTCATATACTGCATGAGCAG GGAATTTTCATGGCTCCTCTTTGGGACTTGTGCAAGGGGCAATTTGTTGGTGTTCTTAGTGCtttggattttattttaattttaagagag CTGGGGAATCGTGGGTCCAATCTGACAGAGGAAGAGCTTGAAACACATTCCATATCAGCTTGGAAAGAAGGAAAGTCTTATCTAAATAGGCAGAACAATGGAAATGGAACTGTGTTTTCCACACGTTTTATCCAT TCAGGTCCATATGACAATCTGAAAGATATTGCTGTGAAAATCCTCCAAAAGGAGGTTTCAACTGTTCCTATTATCCATTATTCTTCTGAACAGGCTTCATTTCTGCAGTTACTACATCTTGCTTCACTTTCAGGAATACTTAAAT GCCTTTGTAGGTATTTTAGGCACTGCTCTAGTTCCTTGCCTGTACTTCAATTTCCAATCTCTGCAATACCTGTGGGCACGTGGGTACCCAAAATCGGGGAATCAAATCGGCAGCCTCTAGCAATGTTGAGACCAACCGCTTCTCTTGCTTCAGCCCTAAATTTATTAGTTCAAG CCCAAGTAAGCTCAATACCTATAGTTGATGATAATGACTCATTACTGGATATATATTGTCGGAG CAGTGACATAACAGCTTTGGCGAAGAACAGAGCATATACACATATTAATCTTGATGAAATGACTGTTCATCAG GCTTTGCAGTTGGGCCAGGACGCATATAGTCCCTATGAGCTTAGAAGTCAAAGATGTCAGATGTGTTTGCGTTCTGATTCTCTGCATAAAGTGATGGAACGCTTGGCAAATCCAG GATTTTGTTGA
- the LOC137820696 gene encoding sucrose nonfermenting 4-like protein isoform X1, which produces MDSSRDAGVVAGTVLIPMRFVWPYGGRSVFLCGSFTRWSELLPMSPVEGCPTVFQVIYNLPPGYHQYKFFVDGEWRHDEHQAYVPGEYGMVNTAFLPTDSNYMPVLNPDAPGNSMDVDNEAFRRVVRVTDGTFSEGLPRISDADVQISRQRISAFLSSHTAYELLPESGKVVALDVDLPVKQAFHILHEQGIFMAPLWDLCKGQFVGVLSALDFILILRELGNRGSNLTEEELETHSISAWKEGKSYLNRQNNGNGTVFSTRFIHSGPYDNLKDIAVKILQKEVSTVPIIHYSSEQASFLQLLHLASLSGILKCLCRYFRHCSSSLPVLQFPISAIPVGTWVPKIGESNRQPLAMLRPTASLASALNLLVQAQVSSIPIVDDNDSLLDIYCRSSDITALAKNRAYTHINLDEMTVHQALQLGQDAYSPYELRSQRCQMCLRSDSLHKVMERLANPGVRRLVIVEAGSKRVEGIVSLRDIFKFFLGG; this is translated from the exons ATGGATTCTTCAAGGGATGCGGGTGTTGTAGCAGGGACAGTGCTAATTCCCATGCGTTTTGTGTGGCCATATGGAGGAAGGAGTGTGTTTCTCTGCGGTTCTTTCACACG GTGGTCTGAGCTTCTACCGATGTCGCCAGTGGAAGGTTGTCCAACAGTGTTTCAAGTTATTTATAATTTGCCACCCGGTTACCATCAG TACAAGTTTTTTGTTGATGGAGAATGGCGGCATGATGAACATCAAGCTTACGTACCAGGAGAGTATGGGATGGTCAACACTGCCTTCTTGCCAACTGATTCCAACTACATGCCTGTTTTGAATCCAGATGCACCTGGAAATAGCATGGATGTGGATAATGAGGCTTTTCGCCGAGTG GTCCGGGTGACTGATGGTACCTTCAGTGAGGGGCTGCCAAGAATATCAGATGCAGATGTACAAATATCCCGTCAGCGTATTTCTGCATTTCTGTCTTCCCACACTGCTTATGAATTACTTCCCGAGTCAGGCAAG GTTGTTGCTTTGGATGTTGATCTACCAGTAAAGCAGGCATTTCATATACTGCATGAGCAG GGAATTTTCATGGCTCCTCTTTGGGACTTGTGCAAGGGGCAATTTGTTGGTGTTCTTAGTGCtttggattttattttaattttaagagag CTGGGGAATCGTGGGTCCAATCTGACAGAGGAAGAGCTTGAAACACATTCCATATCAGCTTGGAAAGAAGGAAAGTCTTATCTAAATAGGCAGAACAATGGAAATGGAACTGTGTTTTCCACACGTTTTATCCAT TCAGGTCCATATGACAATCTGAAAGATATTGCTGTGAAAATCCTCCAAAAGGAGGTTTCAACTGTTCCTATTATCCATTATTCTTCTGAACAGGCTTCATTTCTGCAGTTACTACATCTTGCTTCACTTTCAGGAATACTTAAAT GCCTTTGTAGGTATTTTAGGCACTGCTCTAGTTCCTTGCCTGTACTTCAATTTCCAATCTCTGCAATACCTGTGGGCACGTGGGTACCCAAAATCGGGGAATCAAATCGGCAGCCTCTAGCAATGTTGAGACCAACCGCTTCTCTTGCTTCAGCCCTAAATTTATTAGTTCAAG CCCAAGTAAGCTCAATACCTATAGTTGATGATAATGACTCATTACTGGATATATATTGTCGGAG CAGTGACATAACAGCTTTGGCGAAGAACAGAGCATATACACATATTAATCTTGATGAAATGACTGTTCATCAG GCTTTGCAGTTGGGCCAGGACGCATATAGTCCCTATGAGCTTAGAAGTCAAAGATGTCAGATGTGTTTGCGTTCTGATTCTCTGCATAAAGTGATGGAACGCTTGGCAAATCCAGGTGT GAGGCGGCTAGTGATTGTGGAAGCTGGAAGCAAGCGTGTAGAAGGCATTGTTTCATTGAGAGACATATTCAAGTTCTTCCTTGGTGGTTAG
- the LOC137820696 gene encoding sucrose nonfermenting 4-like protein isoform X3, producing MDSSRDAGVVAGTVLIPMRFVWPYGGRSVFLCGSFTRWSELLPMSPVEGCPTVFQVIYNLPPGYHQYKFFVDGEWRHDEHQAYVPGEYGMVNTAFLPTDSNYMPVLNPDAPGNSMDVDNEAFRRVVRVTDGTFSEGLPRISDADVQISRQRISAFLSSHTAYELLPESGKVVALDVDLPVKQAFHILHEQGIFMAPLWDLCKGQFVGVLSALDFILILRELGNRGSNLTEEELETHSISAWKEGKSYLNRQNNGNGTVFSTRFIHSGPYDNLKDIAVKILQKEVSTVPIIHYSSEQASFLQLLHLASLSGILKCLCRYFRHCSSSLPVLQFPISAIPVGTWVPKIGESNRQPLAMLRPTASLASALNLLVQAQVSSIPIVDDNDSLLDIYCRSSDITALAKNRAYTHINLDEMTVHQALQLGQDAYSPYELRSQRCQMCLRSDSLHKVMERLANPDTH from the exons ATGGATTCTTCAAGGGATGCGGGTGTTGTAGCAGGGACAGTGCTAATTCCCATGCGTTTTGTGTGGCCATATGGAGGAAGGAGTGTGTTTCTCTGCGGTTCTTTCACACG GTGGTCTGAGCTTCTACCGATGTCGCCAGTGGAAGGTTGTCCAACAGTGTTTCAAGTTATTTATAATTTGCCACCCGGTTACCATCAG TACAAGTTTTTTGTTGATGGAGAATGGCGGCATGATGAACATCAAGCTTACGTACCAGGAGAGTATGGGATGGTCAACACTGCCTTCTTGCCAACTGATTCCAACTACATGCCTGTTTTGAATCCAGATGCACCTGGAAATAGCATGGATGTGGATAATGAGGCTTTTCGCCGAGTG GTCCGGGTGACTGATGGTACCTTCAGTGAGGGGCTGCCAAGAATATCAGATGCAGATGTACAAATATCCCGTCAGCGTATTTCTGCATTTCTGTCTTCCCACACTGCTTATGAATTACTTCCCGAGTCAGGCAAG GTTGTTGCTTTGGATGTTGATCTACCAGTAAAGCAGGCATTTCATATACTGCATGAGCAG GGAATTTTCATGGCTCCTCTTTGGGACTTGTGCAAGGGGCAATTTGTTGGTGTTCTTAGTGCtttggattttattttaattttaagagag CTGGGGAATCGTGGGTCCAATCTGACAGAGGAAGAGCTTGAAACACATTCCATATCAGCTTGGAAAGAAGGAAAGTCTTATCTAAATAGGCAGAACAATGGAAATGGAACTGTGTTTTCCACACGTTTTATCCAT TCAGGTCCATATGACAATCTGAAAGATATTGCTGTGAAAATCCTCCAAAAGGAGGTTTCAACTGTTCCTATTATCCATTATTCTTCTGAACAGGCTTCATTTCTGCAGTTACTACATCTTGCTTCACTTTCAGGAATACTTAAAT GCCTTTGTAGGTATTTTAGGCACTGCTCTAGTTCCTTGCCTGTACTTCAATTTCCAATCTCTGCAATACCTGTGGGCACGTGGGTACCCAAAATCGGGGAATCAAATCGGCAGCCTCTAGCAATGTTGAGACCAACCGCTTCTCTTGCTTCAGCCCTAAATTTATTAGTTCAAG CCCAAGTAAGCTCAATACCTATAGTTGATGATAATGACTCATTACTGGATATATATTGTCGGAG CAGTGACATAACAGCTTTGGCGAAGAACAGAGCATATACACATATTAATCTTGATGAAATGACTGTTCATCAG GCTTTGCAGTTGGGCCAGGACGCATATAGTCCCTATGAGCTTAGAAGTCAAAGATGTCAGATGTGTTTGCGTTCTGATTCTCTGCATAAAGTGATGGAACGCTTGGCAAATCCAG ATACACATTGA